In Blastocatellia bacterium, the genomic window GCGGAGCCAGCGCGCGCCGCTCGCCGACGGCCACGATTCGATCGCCTCGAACAGCGACGAAGCCGTCATGGAAGCTGCTCCAGTCAGCATCCATGGTCAACACAGTGCCGCCTTGAATCACGAGATCAACCCGTTCACGTTGAAGCCCCGCGCGCGCGACAGCGCAACCGGCGGTCGTTACCATCACCGCCAACAAGGCCACAAGCACCGAGTGAACCGTCCGCATCATGATGATTTCGCCTTGGGAGATTTTTTGATCATGGTGATTTGATTGCCGCGCTCATTATACCGGACTTCATCCATGATGTGCCGCATCATCAGCAAGCCACGCCCACACTCGCGGAAGATATTTTCACCTTCGGTGGGATCACACACCGACGCAGGATCAAATCCATTGCCCTCGTCGGTGATAATGAAGACGGCTTGCTGCGCGTCGAGTTCGAGCACGATCTCCACTTTCTTGGTGGCATCCAGCTTATTGCCGTGACGCATAGCATTGGTGATCGCTTCATGCAGGGCAACGGCCGTGTGACAATCTTCATCAGGGTAGCCGAACCGTGTCAGATGATCGCTGAGATACATAACAACTGGGTCAACGTACTGCAACTGACTGGGAAGAACGATCGTGATCCGCTCGGTGATAAATTCTTCAATGGGCATCGCCGCCTGCTTGGCATCCATAGCATGAGCCATTGTACTCGATGGTTTTGACTCGCTTCAAGCATACCCATAGCCGCGGTGATGAGCGATTGACAGCCGCGGTGATGAGCGGTTAACAGCCGCGGTGATGAGCGGTTGACAGCCGGGAAGCGGTTGCCTATGATTGGAGCCGGATTGAGTCGAGCGGGCGTGGCGCAATTGGTAGCGCATCAGCTTCCCAAGCTGGGTGTTGCGGGTTCGAGCCCCGTCGCCCGCTCCATTCATTGAGGCCATCAACGCAAATTCATCTGGCCAAGCACGGTTTGCGCCAATGCGCCTGTCTGCTGTCCGGTCACGCGAATAATGATCGGCGTAGATGAAATCATCTCGTCCGTTACAGTGAAGCTCGCCACGAACGTGCCATCGGCGCGAGCATGCACGGGCGACGGAAAGACCACCGGACGATCGTTCACGCAGATTTCGAGAGCTTCTTCACGGCCGAACCCTGTGCCACTGACGGTGACTGTTTCTGCAGGTTTGAGCATCGCCGGTTCAACGCGCGTGATCTCTGGTAGCACTTTGAAGGTCGCATGAGCCAGTTGGTGAGCTGCTTGCGAGACGCCAATGATGTTGTTCTCACCATACGGCGCGGGCGGAACCCGAAAGACCGTCACAAAGCTGCCACGATTGTTCGTCGTCCCCGGCTTCAACCACTGGCCGTCAAACTCAATGCGATAGCTCACGTTCGGACGAAAACCGGTGCCGATCAGTTTGATCTCTGTCCCAACCGGCCCTTCGCGTGGTTGTAGTTTTAATGATGGCATAATCTCACCTCAAGCGCTCAGGAATCAGCACTCACCGGCCGAGCATCCTTCCTCGAGCCTGCGCAGGTGTAGCCAACTGCGCTCTTCATGCTCAGCCCTCTGAGGCTTCGCCGCTGCGTTCTGCTTGCTGTTCTACAAACAGCTCCCTCAAGCGGAATCGTTGCACTTTTCCTGAGGCTGTCATAGGAAATGACTCAACAAATCGTATGAACCGAGGAATTTTGAAGTGCGCCAGTTGTTCCCGGCAAAATGCCTTGATGTCGTCTTCTGTCGCCGACGTATCGGGCTTCAACCGAATCGCAGCGGCCACTTCTTCGCCAAATCTCCGGTCAGGCACGCCGAAGACGTAGACGTCGGCAATAGCCGGATGATGGCGCAGCACGTCTTCAACTTCTTTCGGCGAAATGTTTTCTCCGCCACGAATGATGATCTCTTTGATGCGTCCTGTAATCCGCACATAGCCATCCTGATCGAGCGTTGCCTGATCGCCAGAATGGAGCCAGCCCTCGGCATCAATCGCTTTGCGTGTTTCGTCGGGTTTGTTGTAGTACCCCTTCATGGTGTTGTAGCCGCGCGAGCACAGTTCGCCAGGCGTATTGGGCGGTAGCGTTTGACCGGTGACCGGATCAATGATTTTGACTTCAATCTCAGGTAGGACTTTGCCAACCGTTTGCGTTCGTCGCTCAATCGAATCGTGACGCGGGGTCATCGTGATGGCAGGGGACGCTTCGGTCAATCCGTAGGCAATCGTCATCTCCGGCACGTGCATATCGTGGATGACCCGCCGCATGAGCGGTTCAGGACACACCGCGCCCGCCATGATGCCCGTGCGCAAGCTGGTCAAGTCAAACTCAGCGAAATCGGGTTGCTCCAGCACATTGAGAAACATCGTCGGCACGCCGTAGATAGCCGTGGCCCGCTCTTTGTGAACGTATTCGAGGACCTTGTGCGGATCGAAATACTCAAGCGGGATCAGACACGTCGCATGCGTGTATGCGCCGAGCACGCCGATGACACAACCGA contains:
- a CDS encoding ATP-binding protein, with amino-acid sequence MPIEEFITERITIVLPSQLQYVDPVVMYLSDHLTRFGYPDEDCHTAVALHEAITNAMRHGNKLDATKKVEIVLELDAQQAVFIITDEGNGFDPASVCDPTEGENIFRECGRGLLMMRHIMDEVRYNERGNQITMIKKSPKAKSS
- a CDS encoding AMP-binding protein, producing MNACQAKSYRDLTVGALLTALARDYPDHEALVYVDRDLRYTFGQLESVARQCAKGLLQLGVQKGERVAVWATNVPEWIILQFALAKIGAILVTVNTSLRAPELEYLLTQSESCALALVRGFKDVDYVATVGQIRRPPHLRHVFYIGDETPDGMINLRDVFQAGQTVPDQALDAREAQVELDDVINMQYTSGTTGFPKGVMLTSRNIVNNGYWLGEGLGFTPADRLCLPVPLFHCFGCVIGVLGAYTHATCLIPLEYFDPHKVLEYVHKERATAIYGVPTMFLNVLEQPDFAEFDLTSLRTGIMAGAVCPEPLMRRVIHDMHVPEMTIAYGLTEASPAITMTPRHDSIERRTQTVGKVLPEIEVKIIDPVTGQTLPPNTPGELCSRGYNTMKGYYNKPDETRKAIDAEGWLHSGDQATLDQDGYVRITGRIKEIIIRGGENISPKEVEDVLRHHPAIADVYVFGVPDRRFGEEVAAAIRLKPDTSATEDDIKAFCREQLAHFKIPRFIRFVESFPMTASGKVQRFRLRELFVEQQAERSGEASEG